From a region of the Streptomyces caniferus genome:
- the yajC gene encoding preprotein translocase subunit YajC has product MNIVTLLPFIVLIGAMFLMTRSAKKKQQAAAQMRNEMQAGTGVRTIGGMYATVKEVHDETVLLEVAPGVHAIYAKNAIGAVIADEEYNRILDGADPLHADEPVVPDDASSLTAGTAGEATEKGDKIDLGKAETPAAEPVEEKPAVAEAKDTKAADDAKDTVKADADTAKDDKKSGDDDAK; this is encoded by the coding sequence GTGAATATCGTGACTCTCCTCCCGTTCATCGTCCTCATCGGGGCCATGTTCCTGATGACGCGATCCGCCAAGAAGAAGCAGCAGGCGGCCGCGCAGATGCGCAACGAAATGCAGGCCGGCACCGGCGTCCGGACGATCGGCGGCATGTACGCCACCGTCAAGGAAGTCCACGACGAGACCGTCCTTCTCGAGGTCGCCCCCGGCGTGCACGCCATCTACGCGAAGAACGCCATCGGCGCGGTGATCGCGGATGAGGAGTACAACCGCATCCTGGACGGTGCCGACCCGCTGCACGCCGACGAGCCGGTCGTCCCGGACGACGCCTCCTCGCTGACCGCCGGCACCGCCGGCGAGGCCACCGAAAAGGGTGACAAGATCGACCTGGGCAAGGCCGAGACCCCGGCCGCCGAGCCCGTCGAGGAGAAGCCCGCCGTTGCCGAGGCCAAGGACACCAAGGCCGCGGACGACGCCAAGGACACCGTCAAGGCCGACGCG